From Streptomyces sp. NBC_01460, a single genomic window includes:
- a CDS encoding NAD(P)/FAD-dependent oxidoreductase, producing the protein MSETNQRYDVVVIGGGAAGLSGALALSRARRSVLVIDAGSPRNAPASHAHNYLGREGVPPLELLAIGRAEAADYGAEIVRGEVVSAERLSDGFRVVREDGSAVEARRLLVTTGIVDELPAVEGLAERWGRDVLHCPYCHGWEVRDAPVGILALSPMAVHQALLWRQWTDDVVLFRHGQADFGDDEYEQLAARGISVVDGEVTALEVTGDRLTGVRLAGGTVIPREALVVQPRFTARSAVLEGLGLVPTEMTMGDHVVGTYIAADPAGATDVPGVWVAGNVANLMEQVVGAAAAGLKAASMINMDLVTDDTRRAVDARRAPFSAEAERRVTERVLGDRRHGLQETTR; encoded by the coding sequence ATGAGCGAGACGAACCAGCGGTACGACGTAGTGGTGATCGGCGGCGGGGCCGCCGGGCTGAGCGGGGCGCTCGCCCTCTCCCGGGCCCGGCGTTCGGTGCTCGTGATCGACGCGGGCAGCCCGCGCAACGCACCCGCGTCCCACGCGCACAACTACTTGGGCAGGGAGGGTGTCCCGCCCCTGGAACTGCTGGCCATCGGCCGGGCCGAGGCGGCGGACTACGGAGCCGAGATCGTCCGGGGCGAGGTCGTCTCGGCAGAGAGGCTGTCCGACGGCTTCCGTGTCGTACGGGAGGACGGGAGCGCCGTCGAGGCGCGCCGTCTGCTGGTGACCACGGGAATCGTGGACGAGCTGCCGGCCGTCGAGGGCCTCGCGGAGCGCTGGGGCCGCGACGTGCTGCACTGCCCGTACTGCCACGGCTGGGAGGTGCGGGACGCGCCGGTCGGGATTCTGGCGCTCAGCCCCATGGCCGTGCACCAGGCCCTGCTCTGGCGGCAGTGGACCGACGACGTGGTGCTGTTCCGGCACGGACAGGCCGACTTCGGTGACGACGAGTACGAGCAGCTCGCCGCCCGGGGCATCTCCGTCGTGGACGGCGAGGTGACCGCGCTGGAGGTGACCGGCGACCGGCTCACCGGTGTGCGGCTCGCCGGGGGCACGGTGATCCCGCGCGAGGCGCTCGTCGTCCAGCCGCGCTTCACCGCCCGGTCGGCGGTCCTGGAGGGGCTCGGCCTGGTGCCCACCGAGATGACGATGGGTGACCACGTCGTCGGCACGTACATCGCGGCCGACCCTGCCGGGGCGACCGACGTGCCCGGCGTATGGGTGGCCGGTAACGTCGCCAACCTCATGGAGCAGGTCGTCGGAGCGGCGGCGGCCGGGCTGAAGGCGGCCTCGATGATCAACATGGACCTCGTCACCGACGACACCCGCCGCGCGGTCGACGCCCGCCGCGCACCCTTCTCGGCCGAGGCCGAGCGCCGGGTCACCGAGCGCGTGCTCGGCGACCGCCGTCATGGACTTCAGGAGACGACACGATGA
- a CDS encoding SAM-dependent methyltransferase, producing the protein MTTDSTRTDAEMWDDRYRESDRIWSGDPNAALVREVDGLKPGRALDLGCGEGADAVWLARQGWTVTATDISRVALDRAAGHAADAGLADRIDWQWHDLGASFPEGEFDLVSAQFLHSMGDLPREEILRRAASAVAPGGVLLIVGHAGFPSWEHDHPDIELPTTDEVLASLELPEGEWEVLLSAEHERVQNDPDGNPTTRTDNALKVRRTAG; encoded by the coding sequence ATGACCACCGACAGCACCCGCACCGACGCCGAGATGTGGGACGACCGGTACCGCGAGAGCGACCGGATCTGGAGCGGCGACCCCAATGCCGCCCTCGTCCGGGAAGTGGACGGGCTGAAGCCGGGCCGCGCCCTCGACCTGGGCTGCGGCGAGGGCGCCGACGCGGTCTGGCTGGCCCGGCAGGGCTGGACGGTCACCGCCACCGACATCTCCCGGGTCGCCCTGGACCGGGCGGCCGGTCACGCGGCGGACGCCGGCCTCGCGGACCGGATCGACTGGCAGTGGCACGACCTCGGCGCGTCGTTCCCCGAGGGGGAGTTCGACCTGGTCTCCGCCCAGTTCCTGCACTCGATGGGCGACCTGCCCCGTGAGGAGATCCTGCGACGGGCGGCGTCGGCGGTCGCGCCGGGCGGGGTGCTGCTGATCGTCGGACACGCGGGCTTCCCCTCCTGGGAGCACGACCACCCGGACATCGAACTTCCGACGACGGACGAGGTCCTCGCGTCCCTCGAACTCCCGGAGGGGGAGTGGGAGGTGCTGCTCAGTGCCGAGCACGAGCGGGTCCAGAACGACCCCGACGGCAACCCCACCACCCGGACCGACAACGCGCTGAAGGTCCGCCGCACCGCCGGATGA
- a CDS encoding ATP-binding protein, which yields MNEPTQLASFREAFYRRERRSVPLARQFVREALLDWACEVDLEEVLLCVSELATNALVHGVPPGRGFRVRLTWGDLLRIEVDDSGGGEVREERGSAPYAEYGRGLLLVGALADAWGVGERDPGKTVWCEFAGSASELVESAPRAHHLP from the coding sequence GTGAATGAACCAACGCAACTCGCCTCCTTTCGTGAGGCGTTCTACCGCCGTGAGCGCAGGTCCGTCCCCCTCGCGCGCCAGTTCGTCCGGGAGGCGCTGCTCGACTGGGCGTGCGAGGTGGACCTCGAGGAGGTGCTGCTCTGCGTGAGCGAGCTCGCCACCAACGCCCTGGTCCACGGCGTACCGCCCGGCCGGGGATTCCGGGTGCGGCTCACCTGGGGTGACCTGCTCCGGATCGAGGTCGACGACAGCGGCGGCGGCGAGGTCCGTGAGGAGCGGGGCTCGGCCCCGTACGCGGAGTACGGGCGCGGGCTGCTGCTGGTCGGGGCACTCGCCGACGCCTGGGGGGTGGGCGAGCGGGACCCCGGGAAGACGGTCTGGTGCGAATTTGCCGGTTCGGCAAGCGAGCTTGTCGAATCGGCGCCCCGCGCGCACCATCTCCCGTAA